TTCAGAGTGTTCTTCAGTTTTGGTGTGGAATAGCCCTTATTTTTACGTTATTCTAACTTAGATTTTACATTTGCTTCTCATTTGAGTAAATGCGACCATTCTATGTGAGTAATAGAAGTATTTAGGATGATTTCAGGAATAGAAATCAAATGTACTTTATGCCACTTTACATGTATTTAATATACTTCCAAATATGTAAGTcatattattttgaaatgaatgtgGCTGTTTGACTTAcaactatattttaaaacattaagatCTTAATAAAGATATATTTCATTTAATGTGTACAAATAAAGccataatgttttattttttacaaattcaactttttttatttttcaaaatcatttttctatttatttgagagatggagCAAGAAATTACCttttggttcacactccaaatgcttacaatagaACCTGGAACACAATTcagatttcccaagtgggtgacagagatccagctacctgagccataaTTTACAATTTCCCATggtgtgcatcaacaggaaggtGGAATTGATAGCTAAGAAGGGACtgaaacccaagcacttagacAGGGGATGTGGGTGTCCACATAGCATCTTAATCAATATGGCAGATACTTTTCTACAGCACATTGctgtttacatttttgttttctaagacttatttgcccattgtatttttattttactgcttTCTATGGCAACCTCAGACATTCTATTTGATACATCTTATATATGGATTCTCAAGAGTCCTAAAAAATAGGCATAGGATTGCTAGCCTAGCCCTGGAACAGGACCTTACCTtacctttaaagtaaaaatttattgctttccttttttaaaaaagatttattttattttatttaaattgcaaagtcagatatacacagaggaggagagacagagaggaagatctttcgtctgatgattcactccccaagtgagctgatccgaagccaggagccaggagccaggagcttcttcctggtctcccgcatgggtgtggggtcccaagattttgggccatccttgactgctttcccaggccacagcagggagctggatgggaagtggagctgctgggattagaactggcacgcatatgggatcctggctcattcaaggcgaggacttaaactgctaggccaccatgcggtccctgcctttcttttcttcttcttctttttttaattccttacattgcattatgtgacacagttttataggcactgggattcccctcctccccaaaccGCCCCCCCccggtgaattcctccaccttgttgcattaccacaattcaaattcagttgagattctttcattgcaagcatctaccaagcataaagtccagcatcttattgtccaaataagttcAATGATttctggtgagaccatctctggtctgaaggtagagctcgcagagtatcatcccgttcaattaaaagccctgacataacatcagcaacaatttataacgttatggaattagttgacatggtattgagtagccaatatgttaaaagagaaaaaggaaaaaaaaaaaaagaatgtaagttctgaaccacatcctgtgacttctacgttgacatttcaattattagtttatatacaaccaggttctatacaccttaaaatggctataggttactattcagctgtctcatgtctattttaattttagtatttagcagtttatagcgttgaagcatgattttgctgaacctggctgtttttgggtagtctaactctataactctaacaagacatatgtcaacagtttaggtgaacagttttaggaggggtgtgcgagaaatcttcaatatcccagTAAGGAGGAACTAATCTTTGAGTCCCATCCAGTgaattataagtgcatccctgctgtttcctgtctgtttctgagctttccttgttgttctctctctatcctagtttttttgtttatttgtttgtttcctcaaAACTCCTcaggtttctggagcgatcctgatggtcattacaagagagggtggggacccaaagtcggaaccgggaaggaccagagaaagctcctctccctagtcccgaggAAAGTTtattgctcttctgtttctgcaggctctcagtgctcctggttgtcgttctgatgaccttggatcctgcaaggcaggatttgggcttcttccatcccatgtggtagatccaagcgggagtggatgacctcagagttcttggcctctgaaggcactccaattccccgtggtctctttggtagttaggatgtagtcctcagtgcttctactgatagtccttggtgaggatctgggagtcttcagggttgggacacaagcctcctcctgtccacctgctccactctagggtccccccctgctctgtgcatatgacctcctgttaagaggttgttaggatcgctcctgattccccccatatgcctttgtagttttactattgtctaatgctgatttgagtctgttgtctatgagtttccagttatgatcctgataggctatccttcccatcttcctcacaccttctagggtgatgtaagatttctcatAAATAGTTCCATGAAGTTTTACAATTTACTTTCAAATCCTCACTAATCTCCCTGGAGATATTGGCAATCCTTCCAAACGATTTTGCTTGCCTatgtgattaaatattttttatttactttaattagTGTTTGTTTATTGTATGAAGCTGGGTATAATTAATACAAAGGGCATAAAGATGCAAGGAAACAGCCAGTTTTCCCAGGGGTTTTTGATCTTGGGAAACAATAGAGCGACAATGTGAGGCTGCAAGAGATGTGCTAGAGGAAGGGATATTAGTGCTGTTTGGGTGGAGCAGGAAAATAGCTAAGATGGTAGCTTGATTATGTAGGGctgagatgatgcttactaaatgtacaaaatggattgatgagattagccagttaaatcttttcaccagtaaggcactcaacagcccatgagatatttattaaaaatgtcaagtaaatcctcttatttttgtatcatagtgtcaaatagcagtaaaataaacatgttaagatccttaatctactgctatgtttcactgtaaaatttacctttgttaaaatttgcttctgttcaaatttgttgagatcgcatgtaaaagtatcctaatattactttggctggtattttctaattactgtataatattttgggaatgcaagttttatttgaatgtcaactacagttaagcatgtgccgtttgtttttcttgctcaggttttgtaatttgatggaatgtttttattacagtttaataaatgtttgctttatttaaaaaaaataataaaattaaaaaaaaaaaagatggtagcTTGACATCCAAATCCTGTAGTGATGGTGTGTTTGCCATTTTGGAAATCAGTTTCTAGTTGAGATAGATAATATAGAGGTCCAACGAAGCTACTGACAAGATTGTGAGGGGGTATTTTGAGCTGCTACTTGGTGTCTCAGCTCTTCAAAgacagatttctttaaaaaacgcTCAAGTGTACAGGGTATCTTTTACTCCATTTGAATGCTTATACTTTTATGATtgttctttcaggaaagaaataaTGCATATCACTTCTTGTCTGAATCGTTTTTGAAAACTGACTAAGTACCCCGGTGTAGGAAATGCAAAAAGTAGTATTAGACTTAGGGAACTGAGGTGATAATCAAGTGAAATTAATTGGAACAACTTACAAATGAATTCAGTCTGTCCATTATTTTATTATGGGTGACATTCAGAATAAGGAAGGAGAGTCCTTTGATGTACTGTGCACTTGCCAGATGACATCGACAATGGACACACCATTATATAAGTATGATTTTAAAGCACTGACAATATTTTACTTTAAGTAGCACAATCACCTTCCAGATATTTTAATGAGACTTTGAAATTACAGGATTAACACGTTGTGTATGCCTGTGTTTAGCAGAAAGTGACTTCTTACTGCGAAGGGAGGCAAATGATGAGGCAGACAAATCAGACACAGGTGATGGAATTTCTCCTCCTGGGACTCTCTGAGGATCCACACACGCAGCAGCTGCTCTTCATCTTGTTTCTGGGTGTCTATCTGGTCACCGTGCTTGGAAATCTACTTCTCATGTCCCTTGTTCAGGTTGACTCCCGGCTTCACACACCTAtgtatttctttctctgcaaCCTATCTCTGGCTGACCTCTGCTTCTCTACTAACATAGTGCCTCAGGCCCTGGTCCACCTGCTTTCCAGGAGGAAGATCATCTCATTCACACACTGTGCAGCCCAGCTTGTCTTTTTTCTCATCTTTGGGTGCACACAGTGTGCCCTTCTGGCTGTGATGTCCtatgaccgctatgtggccatctgtaaCCCTTTGCTTTACCCTAGCATCATGACCTGGCGCGTGTGTGCACAGCTGGCCGTGGGATCGTGGAGCAGTGGCATTGTGGTGTCCGTGGTGGACACCACATTCACGCTGAGGTTGCCCTACCGAGGCAGCAACACTATCGCACATTTCTTTTGTGAGGCCCCTGCACTGCTGGTCTTGGcatccacagacacacacacttccGAGCTGGCCATTTTCCTGATGGGGGTGGTGATTCTGCTCATCcctgtttccctaatcctggtaTCCTACAGCCGCATCATCCTGACTGTGGTGAAGATGAAGTCAGCCACAGGAAGGCTCAAGGCGTTTTCCACCTGTGGTTCCCACCTGCTGGTGGTCCTCCTTTTTTATGGATCAGGAATCGTCACCTACATGACACCCAAGTCTTCCAAAGAGCAAAAGAAGCAGGTGTCTGTGTTCTATGCAGTGGTGACCCCCATGCTAAACCCcctcatctacagcctgaggaacaagGATGTGAAGGGAGCTCTGAGGAAAGTAGCTCCAAGAAATTTCTCATGCACACCTGGAATCTCCTTTTGACAATTAATAGTGAATATGAAGACTCTGTTGTATTCCTATGTGTGTGAATTGCATGGTAATCTCATTGCTTTAGAATGTAAGAATgtgaaggattttatttttaagactttgttttattttgagacTTTGTTTATGGACCTATATTGAATCATCTTTGTATTTGTGAAGAGGAGAGGAAAACAATTTATAAAGTAACGAggagaaacatttttttcctttgtgtttctctATTTGAATGTAACACTCAGAAGATCCCCGGAGAAACTTTTATATTTCAAGCAACTTGTAACATATGACTCATTGGACATTATCATTGTCATATATGTCAGGCTATTCCTCAAGTTCTTTCCAATTTGATGTTTTTGAATGTCTTATTATCaacatataataaatattaaaaagccaTTACTTAACTTGCAATGTCCTCAGTATTAGGTGATGGTGCATGGATGTGCACCTGTATGCATGAGTGGTGTACTGAAGAGTGTGTGTACAATAAAGCAGAGTGAAAGTGAACTAATCTCTTATGTGCTTTTTAGAATCTGTGGATCATGTCTACTGGGATGTACTTTCAAAACTCCATATGTAGATTTAGGCAGCCAACAAGAATTGGAAATTATGCTATGGCTAACAGATAGCAACAATCTGTGATTCACCCTAGACCTGGAGGAATAAGAAGAGATCTAGGACCTTGAGAGGGAAACTGTGTGTAAAAGGTTCAGAGAAGAGATGAAACTTGAGGTTACATAGGGGAAGAAAACATTGGGAAAAATCAGTATTTCCAGTTCATTCCCCATCTGCCTTTCTAAGCCTCTGCTATTTTATCCCCATTTTTGAAGCTGAGAACAAGGGAAACTGTAGCATCTATAcagaacacaa
The sequence above is a segment of the Ochotona princeps isolate mOchPri1 chromosome 4, mOchPri1.hap1, whole genome shotgun sequence genome. Coding sequences within it:
- the LOC101531598 gene encoding olfactory receptor 2D2-like, which gives rise to MRQTNQTQVMEFLLLGLSEDPHTQQLLFILFLGVYLVTVLGNLLLMSLVQVDSRLHTPMYFFLCNLSLADLCFSTNIVPQALVHLLSRRKIISFTHCAAQLVFFLIFGCTQCALLAVMSYDRYVAICNPLLYPSIMTWRVCAQLAVGSWSSGIVVSVVDTTFTLRLPYRGSNTIAHFFCEAPALLVLASTDTHTSELAIFLMGVVILLIPVSLILVSYSRIILTVVKMKSATGRLKAFSTCGSHLLVVLLFYGSGIVTYMTPKSSKEQKKQVSVFYAVVTPMLNPLIYSLRNKDVKGALRKVAPRNFSCTPGISF